A genomic stretch from Helianthus annuus cultivar XRQ/B chromosome 1, HanXRQr2.0-SUNRISE, whole genome shotgun sequence includes:
- the LOC110924287 gene encoding uncharacterized protein LOC110924287 — MSKGSNNDPVPTSTEQMKEIIAEEVGKAIESTLSGFIDKIQGTVLSLVEERVKRLEDTVNLMKDKTGERKGCSYKEFMACKPPIYNGEVDPIICQRWISDVEGVFERTHCDVGDFVAYGTGQLRNQAKDWWDNKKKEMGAEAARVMTWDEFKVPFLKHHSPKAVINRIKEEFIQLRQKGETINKITGIFMDKLRFCDELVTTEEQKIYYYYNMLSAEYREFMTPSKYETLTEIINTAREREIELKKQVERGERRAHDVNPSPTKKARTGESGKKVDAKGGSPSCKVCGKGHKVEYRFKDKPCPICNKTGHTASLCPGKV, encoded by the coding sequence atgTCGAAAGGGAGCAATAATGATCCGGTGCCgacaagcaccgaacaaatgaaagaaatAATTGCCGAGGAAGTAGGAAAGGCAATTGAAAGCACTCTATCTGGGTTTATAGACAAGATTCAAGGTACAGTGTTGTCACTCGTAGAAGAACGAGTTAAAAGGTTGGAGGATACGGTCAACCTTATGAAAGACAAAACAGGAGAACGTAAAGGGTGCTCATACAAAGAattcatggcgtgtaaaccgccaatctaTAACGGGGAGGTTGACCCGATAATTTGCCAAAGATGGATAAGCGATGTTGAAGGAGTGTTTGAACGAACCCATTGTGACGTAGGTGACTTTGTTGCTTACGGAACGGGTCAATTGAGAAATcaagcgaaagattggtgggataacaaaaagaaggaAATGGGAGCCGAAGCGGCGAGGGTTATGACTtgggacgagtttaaggtaccattccttaaacacCACAGTCCCAAAGCGGTTATTAACAGAATCAAAGAAGAATTCATCCAGCTGAGACAAAAGGGTGAAACAATCAATAAGATCACGGGCATCTTCATGGATAAGCTCAGATTTTGTGACGAGTTAGTCAccactgaagaacaaaagatatattACTATTACAACATGTTGAGTGCTGAATACCGGGAATTTATGACTCCGTCAAAATACGAGACCCTCACGGAGATTATCAACACCGCCCGGGAACGTGAAATCGAGTTAAAGAAACAAGTGGAAAGAGGTGAGCGAAGGGCACATGatgtaaatccaagccctacaaagaaagcCCGAACGGGAGAATCGGGAAAGAAGGTGGATGCTaaaggcgggtcgccaagttgTAAAGTCTGCGGGAAGGGACACAAGGTGGAATATCGATTCAAAGACAAGCCATGCCCCATATGTAATAAGACGGGGCACACGGCCTCGTTATGCCCGGGAAAGGTATAA